DNA from Marinagarivorans cellulosilyticus:
TGTTCATGCAAGGCGATGGTTTTACGTGTACCTCTGCGGTCGGCAAAGCGATCTATTTTGCCGTCACAGTCACAAGTGATATCAGCAATAATTGCTTGTCTAGTCGGCTCTTCGTTTAGTCTGTGCAAGGGCATAACCGGGAAGACTTGGTCGATGGCCCACATGTCGGGTAGCGATTGAAACAGACTAAAGTTGCAATAATAAATATCGGATAACTGTTCTTTGAGCTTTTCAGCTTCATCTAATCCCCGGGGCATGTCATCGGCTATTGCAAGAATGCGCTGCATAACGGCAAGAAATAGGTTTTCAGCTAATGAGCGCGAGCGCAAATTAATTTGCCCACGCTTAAAAAGCTCACGTAGTTCATCGCGATAAAAAACGGCATCGTTGTAGCATTCTTGAATGTTGCGCTCGTTGGCGCTGCTAATTAAGTCCACCAAGTTGTGAATCATGGTGTTTTCGCTGGCGGGTATTTGCTCTGGAATTGTGCCGGGTTCGTAGGTTGCGACATCTAAAACGTTAAATACCAATAGCGACGAATAGGCCACGGTAGCGCGGCCCGATTCGGTCACAATTGTTGGGTGGGCGATGTTGAACGGGTCTAGCGTCGACATTAAAACGTCGACAATATCGGCGCAGTATTCATCAAGCGAATAGTTGCGCGAATGCACGTAGTTGGATTTTGAGCCATCGTAGTCAACGGCAAGGCCGCCACCTAAGTCAAGGTAACCCATACAGGCGCCTTCGCGCACTAGGTCCATATACACTTGGCAGGCTTCGAGCACGCCGGTGCGAATATCGCGAATATTCGGTATTTGCGAGCCTAAGTGATAATGCAGTAGCTGCAAGCAATCTAGCATATCTTCGGCTTTTAAATTATCGACCAGCTCTATCAATTGTGCTGTTGAAAGGCCAAAAATACTGCGGTCGCCGCTGGTTGCATTCCAGTGGCCGCCTACCATAGATGCAAGCTTAACGCGGGCGCCTATCATAGGCTTGATGCCCAATGCTCGGCTGCGTTCTAAGATTATCGGTAATTCAGAGGGTGTCTCAATTACGAAAAAGACTTTATAGCCCATGCTGCATGCTTGCAGGCCCAGGTCGATAAACTCTTGGTCTTTGTAGCCGTTGCACACAATACAAGCGTCGCGGTTTTCAAGGGTCGATAGAGCGATAATAAGTTCGGGCTTTGAGCCTGCTTCTAGGCCGTGATTGTAGGGCGCGCCAACTTGAGCAATTTCCTCAATAACATGGCACTGCTGGTTAACCTTAATAGGGAATACTCCGCGGTATTCGCCTTGGTAATTGCTATCTTTAATCGCTTTTCGAAAAGCTTCGTTTAGGCGCTTTATCTGTTGAGCGAGTAAGTCTTCAAAGCGGATAAGCACCGGCGCATCAAGGCCACGCTCACGCGATTGGCGTACGATATCGAGTACCGAAGCTTGCACTTTAACGTTGTTTTCTGTGGTGCTGGAAACGGCGACTTCGCCGTTTTCATCGATGGCGAAGTAACCTGCGCCCCACTCATTGATAGCATAAAGTTCTGCCGAATCGTCGGCAGACCAAAGCGGTCGAGATTTTGTATTCAATTCAAGGAAACCCTGTGTTGTGTGTCGAGCTGAACTGGTTAGTGAGGAAGTGCCTTATCGACACTTTTTGAGCTATTACTTAGTGAGCAATAGTGCCCAAAGCGACTGTGATCTATTGTTCTTTGCGGTGCTTGGGCGAGTGTTTGTTTACCACTGAAATCGGCGCGAACTATCGCAGATTTCTATAAAGTTGGCTACAGGAAAACAGTAATAACAAGACTTTTTTTCGCTTAAGTAAATAGCTTGCTGCGCACTGTTTCACGATACTGTTTTGGCGGTATGTGGTAGAGCTTTTTGAAGAGTCGGCTGAAGTGCTGTGGATCTTGGAAACCGGCGTGGTTGGCAACATCGGCAATGGATAGATTGCTCGTTTTTAGCAGGTCCTTTGCAATGCCCATGCGTTTGTTTTGCACATACTGCAATGGCGAGACGTTGAGCGCAGTTTTGAAGTGTCGATTAAGGCTGCGTACGCTCACGCTCAGCGAGCTGGCTAGCGCATTGATATTGAGTGCGGGCTGGCATTGATTTTGAATCGCGTTGAGCAGTTGCTCATCTAGCGTTGCCGTTGCTAGCGCGACTAACTCATTGGTGGTTGCAGGGTTAATAATATTCAGCCCGGCCTGCGTGAGAGGCTGCCTTATTTCGTGGAAGAAGTTGCGTTCTACCGCCTGCGCAATACGTAAGCCAAACCGTTCTTGAATAAAAAAAGCGGTTAGCTCAGCTAGTGCGTTAATGCTTGCCGTACAGAATATGCGTTCATGCCGAGTAATAAAGAGGTCTCTTTTAAGTTGTACATTAGGGTAACGGCGAGCGAATGCGTTAAAGAAGTGCCAGTGTGTTGTTGCGGGCTTGTGGTCGAGCACGCCTGTTTCGGCCAGTAAACATACACCAGTGCCCACCGCAGCAATGGTGTGATGTGGCGCAATGTCCTTTAGCCAGGCGCTAGTTTTTGCTTGTTGCTCGATGATGTTGACGGGGTTGCGCCAGAGCGCAGGTAAAAACACAAGGCTACCTGCGGCAAGCGGTTCGTCTAAGGCTGTAGCAGGGAGGGTTAACCCTGTGTGGGTCTCGACGGGAAGCCCTTGTTCACTGCGAAAGCTAATGGCTAGCGGAGCCTGCTTAGGCGATTTCACTTTGGCCATTTCCCATGCTGCACGCAGCATTTCTAGCGGTAAGGTCACGCTAGTTGCCAGCATGTTTGGGCATAATACAAAGGTTATTGATGTCATGAGGCGGTTGGCGGTTAATGCAAGAGTCGAGAGGGGTGGCTGGTTTGGCTAGAATGGTTATATTTGTGGCCATTATGACCTGTTGATGTAGGAGCTACAAGCATACACTTCGCGCGTTTAGTGAATTTTTAGGTAATGTTTGTGACTCGACTCCCAGTAATTACCGCCTTTGGCGGTTTCAACGCTGCTGGCCGCAGCTCTTTTCATCACGCGTATAAGCGTACTATTTTTGGCAGCCTAACCGAGGTCGAGCAGCGCAAAAACTGCTTTGCGTTGGCGAGCTTGATGGGCCTACTTAAGTGGCGAGACGGCGATTATCACTGGGCTGACGGCGGTCAGTACGATCCGGTGCACGATTATGCCAAGTTAAAGGTAGCGGTAGAGCGCGGTTCGTTAGTTCGAAAAATCGAGAGCAGCTATTTTGATGTTGAGTCGGTTAACTTCGGTAAAAAGATCACGCTAGCAGGTTCTGCTGAAACGCCAAATATTATTACTCTTGCAAAACGAGACCTACCGGAAGTATTACCCGAGGGGTGGAGTATTGTTGAAGAAAATGGTCGTGAAGTGACCTTAGCTATTGCTTCTGCTGTGCAGGCGCACGCATTACATACTAGCGCTATGCCGGTGCAAGCTGCGGGCCAGTTACCTTCTGGCTTCAATCCGGGTAGCCACTACCGCTCTTTGCATCATCCTAAAGGGCTGCAACTGTCGGTATTGGCTGCCAGTGATGCGGTGAACAGTCTTGGGATCTGCTGGCAGAAAGTGGTGGCCGCAGTGCGCCCGGATGAAGTCGCTGTATATAGCTCCAGTGTAATGAGCCAGCTAGATGGTACCGGGTTTGGCGGCATGATGCAGGCGCGCGGCCATGGCGTGCGAGTAACGTCAAAGCAGTTGGCGATGGGCTTGAATACCATGCCCGCAGACTTTGTTAATGCTTATGTGCTTGGCAGTATTGGTTCTACAGGCGGTGTTACCGGCGCTTGCGCCACTTTTTTGTATAACTTAAATGCAGCCGCCGAAGATATTAAGTCTGGTCGGCGCCGAGTTGTAATGGTAGGGAGTGCTGAAGCGCCTATCCTGCCCGAGGTTATTGATGGCTACAGTGCGATGAGTGCGCTTGCCACCGATGCAGAAATTGCGCGTTTGCCAGAAGGGGTGTTGGCTGACGGGACAATTGATTATCGCCGTGCGAGTCGTCCGTTTGGCGAAAACTGTGGCTTTACAATTGCTGAGTCTGGTCAGTATGTTTTGCTAATGGATGATGCGTTGGCATTGGAGCTTGGCGCCGATATTTATGCCGCTGTACCGGGGGTGTTTGTTCATGCTGATGGTTATAAAAAATCGATTTCGGCGCCAGGGCCTGGTAACTATTTAACGATGGCGCGTGCTGTAGGCTTGGCACAGCGTTTATTGGGCGATAAAGCAATTCGCTCTAGCAGTTTTGTGCAGGCTCACGGTTCGAGTACGCCGCAAAATCGAGTGACAGAGTCTCGTATTTTCGATGAGGTCGCGCGCCACTTTGGCATTGATCGCTGGCCTGTGGCTGCGGTCAAATCGTATGTTGGTCATTCTTTGGGGCCTGCCAGTGGTGATCAGATGATGAATACGCTTGGTGTTTTTGCACACGGTATTTTGCCGGGTATTAAGACGATTGATCATGTGGCGGATGATGTTCTTGCCAGCCGTTTGGGTATTTCTTGTGAGGATCAAGAGCTTGGGGTGAATAACGCGCAAGTGGCTTTCTTGAACTCCAAAGGTTTTGGTGGCAATAACGCAACGGCAACAGTTGTAGCACCGGCGACGGTCTCTCAGTGGTTGCAGCGTCGGCATGGTTCGGAAGCTTGGTCTGCGTATCAGGCTAAGCTGGAAAATACTCGCGCAGCAGCTGCCGTTTATGATGAATCTGCCTTAAAAGGCGATTTGAAGGCGATTTATAGCTTTGGTGAGCATCTCATTGATGAGGCTGCTTTAGAGTGGGGGGAAGGTGAAGTGAAGGTGCCCGGTTTTGAATTGCCCGTAAAGCTGGGTGACGATGCTAGCTTTGATGATTTGGCCGAGTAGCTTTTCGTGAGGGAGCTAGCCAACAGGCTGTCGCAGTGGCGAAAAATGTGGGGCTTTTCGCAGCGTGAGCTGGCGAGGCGAGCCGATATTACAAACGGAACGTTATCGCAGATAGAGCAGGGAAATACCAGCCCGTCAATACAAACTGTGCAAAAGCTGGCCGAAGCTTTTGGCATAGATTTGCAGACCTTAATGTTTAGCGAGCCATTCCCCCCGATATTGGTGCGCTCTGAAGGCGGTGCCCCGCTGTTGCCGTTAGCTGCCGGTACTGCAGGTATTTACAGTTTTGATGATAAAGCCGCAACTTTTCATCGCGTTCAAATTTTGCCTCACGGGGTGCTTGAATATGCCGACATACTGTCGGTATCTCATGGTGATTCATATACGCAAGGGGGCGGCGCTAGCCAGCCGTGGCTGCGGGTGTATGTGGTTTCTGGAGATGTTTCGATAGCTGTTGTAGGGCATACGGTTTCTTTGCTTGCGGGGGATGCGGCCTGCGTGCCGTCGGAGCGCCCATTTACACTTATCGCGGCAGATCAGGCCTCTGAAGTCTTATTGCTAACGCCATTTATGGCTGCCCCTCCCGTATAACATGCGTCGAGCCCGCTTGCAGAAAGCGCAGTAAATCACCATAAGGTCACGTCGAAATTGCCACTTTCAAAGCGTGCTAACGTGAACCATACTTGCTGGATAAGCAGGCCCGTAAATCGTGTGGCTTAAGTGGTATGCTTAGCGCGTTAATTTCAGTGTGGCGCAAGTAGTTTCATTTTTTGTAACGACTCTATTTGCGGTAATCAATCAACTCCATTCTCTAAAAAGCAGGAGTCGCTATGATTTTTCAAGGAGAAGCGGTAAACGTTTCTGTTCTCGACGGTGGCATCGCAGAGCTGCAATTTGATGCAGTAAGTGAGTCAGTAAATAAGTTTGATGGGCGAACAGTTGTAGAGTTGGCGAAAGCACTGGATGTGATAGAAGCTGTAAGTGAAGTAAAAGCGGTACTCATTACTAGTGCTAAACCGGTATTTATTGTGGGGGCTGATATTGCGGAATTCGAACCTGCTTTTGCGCAGGGTCCAGATGCTGTATTTAAGTTGGTGTCGGTAACGCGCGATCTCTTTTCACGCATCGAAGACTTTAAGTTGCCAACAGTGGTGGCAATTAATGGTTATGCGCTGGGTGGCGGCTTTGAGTTGTGTTTAGCTTGCGATTACCGCGTAATGAGTACCGAGGCCAAGGTAGGTCTACCGGAAACAAAATTAGGGATTTTACCCGGCTGGGGCGGCACGGTGCGTTTGCCGCGTATTGCTGGGGTTGATACCGCGGTCGAGTGGATTGCTAGCGGACAAGAAAACAAAGCGGCGGCCGCATTAAAAGCTGGTGTTGTTGATGGTGTAGTGGCTCCCGCTGAATTGAAAGGTGCGGCTTTAGCGGTTGTGCACCGTATACTCGCGGGCGACTTGCCGTACATTTCTCGTCGGGAGCAAAAAACTAGCCCGCTAGCGATGAATGATACTGAGGCCCTACTAGCGTTTGAATCCTCAAAAGCGTTTGTTGCGGGCAAGGCGGGTCGTAATTACCCAGCGCCTGTAAAAGCGATAAAAACAATGCAGGAAGGGGCTAAGCTTGCTCGTGATGCAGCCTTGGAAATAGAGACGGCAGCATTTTGTAAGCTGGCATCAAATAGTGTTGCGCGAGCGCTAGTTGGCTTATTTCTTAGCGACCAATTTATTGGCAAAAAAGCAAAGTCTATGGCGAAATCTGCAACTAGCTCCGTTAAGCGTGCTGCTGTGCTTGGTGCGGGCATTATGGGAGGGGGCATTGCTTATCAATCAGCGGTAAAAAACATCCCCATTAAAATGAAAGATATTGCGCAAAGCGGTATCGATTTAGGCTTGGGGGAGGCGGCAGCGCTGCTTGAAAAACGTCTTGAGCGGGGGCGTATATCGGCAGCCGATATGGCAGCAACGCTGAATAGAATCGAGCCGACGTTGAGTTATAGTCAATTTGATAATGTAGATATCGTTGTTGAGGCGGTGGTCGAAAACCCTAAGGTTAAACAGGCTGTGTTGGCTGAAGCGGAATCGCAGCTAAACGATAGCGCCGTGCTGTGTTCCAACACCTCAACTATTTCAATAGATTTATTGGCCAGCGGTTTGGCACGGCCAGAGCGTTTCTGCGGCATGCACTTTTTCAATCCTGTACATGCTATGCCTCTTGTTGAAGTTATTCGCGGTGAAAAAACAAGTGATGACGCAGTTGCGACCACAGTGGCTTATGCGCAAGCGTTAGGTAAAAAGCCCATTGTTGTTAGGGATTGCCCTGGTTTCTTGGTCAACCGCGTGTTATTTCCTTATTTTGCCGCCTTTGCAATGCTGTTGCGCGATGGCGCTAACTTTGAGCATGTAGATAAAGTGATGGAGCGTTGGGGGTGGCCTATGGGGCCGGCCTACTTAATGGATGTGGTTGGTATTGATACCGGAGTGCATGCCGAGGCCGTTATGGCAGAGGGCTTCCCTGATCGTTTAGCTAAAAGCTTTAAAGCGTGTTCAGATATTTTGTTTGAGGCTGGCCGCTATGGGCAAAAAAACAATTCAGGTTTTTATACTTACAGCAAAGATAAAAAAGGCAAGCCTGTTAAGCAGTCGGATGCGACCAGTTTTGATTTATTGGCACCCCACTGTGCGCCTTTGCGTGAGTTTAGTGATGAGGAAATTATCGCAAGGTTGATGGTGCCTATGGCTACGGAGCTTGGGCGCTGTTTGCAGGAGGGGGTGGTTGAAACTTCTGCTGAAGCCGATATGGCGCTTGTGTATGGCTTGGGCTTTCCTCCGTTTAGGGGGGGGGTGTTGCGCTGGATTGATGAGATTGGCATTGCTGATTTTGCAGCGATGGCCAAGGCGCACGAAGGCTTAGGGCCGCTTTATGCCTTACCAGAAAACATGCAAAAGAAGCTTGCTGACGGCACAGCTTTTTATTCACAGCTATAAGAAGGGGGTTCGACGTGGGAATTAATCCAAGAGACGCTGTAATTGTGGACTATGCGCGAACGCCTATGGGGCGCTCAAAAAATGGTTGCTTCCGAAATCTTCGAGCTGATGAAATGAGCGGCTTATTGATGAAGGCTTTGCTGGGGCGCAATGAGGCGCTTGACCCTGCAAATATTGATGATGTTATCTGGGGTTGTGTTATGCAGCGCGGTGAGCAGGGATTTAATGTTGCGCGTAATAGCATGCTGCGTGCGGGCATTCCTCATACTGTGCCAGGGCAAACGGTTAATCGGCTTTGCGGTTCTTCAATGTCCGCATTACATACGGCGGTAGCGAATATTCGAGCGGGTATCGGCGATGTATATTTGGTGGGTGGCGTTGAGCACATGGGCCATATTGACATGAATAAAGAGGTCGATCCTAACCCCCTTATGGGCTTGTCGGTCGCGAAAGCCGCAGGCTCTATGGGTATAACGGCCGAATTCTTGTCATTACTGCATGGTATATCAAGGGAGCAGATGGACGCTTTTGGCGCGCGTTCGCACCAGCTTGCGGCTGCGGCGACGCAGGCGGGCAAGTTTGCGCACGAGATCATCCCGCTAGAGGGGTTGGATGAGGTCGGGGCGCCAATGCTTGTGCGCAATGATGAAACAATAAGGCCAGAAACAACGGCGCAAGTATTGGCGACACTCAAGCCGGCATTTAACCCTAAAGGCGGAACGGTAACGGCTGGCACGTCTTCGCAAATAACTGATGGCGCATCGGCGATGCTTGTGATGTCATATCAACAAGCCCAAGAGCTGGGCTTGAGCCCTGTTGCGAAGGTGGTTGGTATGTCGGTTGTTGGTGTCGACCCGTCTATCATGGGGTATGGCCCAGTGCCTTCTACTCAAAAAGCGTTGGCTGACTTAGGGTTAAAAATTGAGGATATCGATATTGTTGAGCTTAATGAGGCTTTCGCTGCGCAAGCTTTGCCAGTATTGAAAGATTTATCTTTGCTTGATGCTATGGATAGCAAGGTGAATTTGTACGGCGGTGCAATTGCGTTAGGGCATCCATTCGGTTGTTCTGGTACTCGCATTACAGGTACGCTTTTAAGTGTTATGCAAGACAAGCAGGCAACATTGGGTGTGTCGACCATGTGTATTGGCCTGGGGCAGGGTATAACAACAGTAGTTGAGCGCCTTAATTAAATTGCTCGTTTGTTGTACGTTTTGCGCCTGCTTTGCAGGCGCAACAGATTTATTTTCAGGTTTTTGCGGTTTTTTGTAAAAAAAAGTTGAAACACTTAAAGTGCTATGGCACTATTTGCACCCCTCGCTAAGGCGGGTACGCAGAAGGCTCTTTTTTCTTATAAGAATCAAAGGGTTAGGCCTTTTTGGCTTGCATACTTCCTAGCTTAGACGAGTGATAAATCATAGGCGGTCGTGGCGGAATTGGTAGACGCGCTGGATTTAGGTTCCAGTGCCGCAAGGCGTGAGAGTTCAAGTCTCTCCGACCGCACCATGATTTATTAAGCTCGCATTTCACATAATTTCCCCAGTTTTTGGTAATGAGGCATATCATGCAAGTTTCTGTTGAGACAACGTCCGGTTTAGAGCGTCGTTTGACGGTTGGCATCCCTGCTGCGCAGGTCGATCAAGAAGTCAATAAGCGTCTACAGCAGGCTTCAAAGACCGTAAGAATTAATGGCTTTCGTCAGGGTAAGGTACCCATGAGCGTTGTGAAAAAACGCTTTGGCGCAGGCGTTCGTCAGGAAGTGCTTGGTGATGCGATTAATCGCTCTTACTACGAAGCTGTAACGCAAGAAAAGCTCCGCCCAGCTGGGCAGCCTAGCATTGAGCCTAAGCAAATGGATGCGGGCAAAGATGTTGAGTTTGTTGCGACTATTGAGGTTTACCCAGATGTTGAGCTTAATGGTGTTGAGGGTGTTGCGGTTGAAAAATTGAGCGCAGAAATCACTGATGCTGATGTCGAAGATATGATTGATACTTTGCGTAAGAGTCAGGCTAAGTGGATCGATGCTGAGCAAGCCGCTGCTGATGGCGATCAGGTTGTTATTGATTTTACGGGCACTAAAGATGGTGAGGCCTTTGAAGGTGGTAGTGCTGAGAATCAAAACTTGGTGTTAGGTTCTGGTCAGATGATTGAGGGTTTTGAGTCTGGTTTAGTTGGCGTTAAAGCTGGCGAAGAGCGTGTTTTAAGTTTGACTTTCCCTGAGGATTATCAGGCTGAAGAGTTGCGCGGTGCGGCAGTTGAATTTGCTGTAACTGTAAAGGCTGTTCAGGTGCAGGAATTGCCAGAAGTTGATGATGAGTTTTTCAAAATTTTCGGTGTTGCTGAAGGCGGTGAAGAGCAGTTCCGCAAAGAAGTGCGCGAAAATATGGAAAATGAGAAAGATAAAGCTGCTAAGAATAGCTTGAAAACCCAGGTGTTTGATGCGCTGGTTGCTGCAAATGAGCTGGAGGTGCCAAAGGCGCTTGTGGCTTCAGAAATTAACGCATTGCGCAATCAGATGGCGCAGCAGTACGGCCAGTTGAGTGAAAAACTCGATTTGAGCACCATCTTCCCTGACAGTATGTTTGAGGAGCAGGCTAAGAAGCGCACCCACTTGGGTTTGTTGGTTTCCGAGGTTGTTACAAAAGAATCTTTGAAGGCTGATAAGGATCGCGTTAAGGCGATGATTGAAGGTTTGGCTGCAACTTACGAAGATCCGCAGAGTGTTGTGAATTATTATTTTGGTAATGAGCAATTATTAGCGGGTGTTGAAGCTGCGGTTTTGGAAGAGCAGGTTGTTGAGAAGTTGGTTGAATCCGCCGCCGTTACGGAAAAAACCGTGCCTTATAAAGAGTTAATTGGTCAGCAAAAAGGCGCTGTTGCTTAATTCTTAATCTACTCGATATTTTCGAAAACCCCACTAAGGCTCGGTAGGCTTTGGTGGGGTTTTTTCTTTTCTGGCATATCTTTAAGTCTCGGGTTAAGCTTCTTAGGTAAGCATTAATTAAATCCGACTTGGCTAAAAGGGTCGAGTCGCAGAAACAAGGAAAATAACAAGCTATGTCTATAATTGATACTCAAGGGGTGGTGTCTTCAAATCCTAGCGCAGCCTTGGTGCCAATGGTCATTGAGCAAACTGCGCGCGGTGAGCGCTCGTACGATATTTACTCGCGTTTGTTAAAAGAGCGAGTGATTTTTTTGGTTGGGCAGGTTGAGGATCATATGGCCAACCTGGTCGTCGCTCAGCTTCTATTTCTTGAGGCTGAAAACCCAGATAAAGATATTCACCTATACATTAACTCTCCTGGCGGCTCTGTAACCGCTGGCTTGTCGATATACGACACAATGCAGTTTATTAAGCCGAATGTGAGCACCATGTGTATAGGGCAGGCCTGCAGC
Protein-coding regions in this window:
- the tig gene encoding trigger factor — encoded protein: MQVSVETTSGLERRLTVGIPAAQVDQEVNKRLQQASKTVRINGFRQGKVPMSVVKKRFGAGVRQEVLGDAINRSYYEAVTQEKLRPAGQPSIEPKQMDAGKDVEFVATIEVYPDVELNGVEGVAVEKLSAEITDADVEDMIDTLRKSQAKWIDAEQAAADGDQVVIDFTGTKDGEAFEGGSAENQNLVLGSGQMIEGFESGLVGVKAGEERVLSLTFPEDYQAEELRGAAVEFAVTVKAVQVQELPEVDDEFFKIFGVAEGGEEQFRKEVRENMENEKDKAAKNSLKTQVFDALVAANELEVPKALVASEINALRNQMAQQYGQLSEKLDLSTIFPDSMFEEQAKKRTHLGLLVSEVVTKESLKADKDRVKAMIEGLAATYEDPQSVVNYYFGNEQLLAGVEAAVLEEQVVEKLVESAAVTEKTVPYKELIGQQKGAVA
- the fadA gene encoding acetyl-CoA C-acyltransferase FadA, whose product is MGINPRDAVIVDYARTPMGRSKNGCFRNLRADEMSGLLMKALLGRNEALDPANIDDVIWGCVMQRGEQGFNVARNSMLRAGIPHTVPGQTVNRLCGSSMSALHTAVANIRAGIGDVYLVGGVEHMGHIDMNKEVDPNPLMGLSVAKAAGSMGITAEFLSLLHGISREQMDAFGARSHQLAAAATQAGKFAHEIIPLEGLDEVGAPMLVRNDETIRPETTAQVLATLKPAFNPKGGTVTAGTSSQITDGASAMLVMSYQQAQELGLSPVAKVVGMSVVGVDPSIMGYGPVPSTQKALADLGLKIEDIDIVELNEAFAAQALPVLKDLSLLDAMDSKVNLYGGAIALGHPFGCSGTRITGTLLSVMQDKQATLGVSTMCIGLGQGITTVVERLN
- a CDS encoding GlxA family transcriptional regulator gives rise to the protein MTSITFVLCPNMLATSVTLPLEMLRAAWEMAKVKSPKQAPLAISFRSEQGLPVETHTGLTLPATALDEPLAAGSLVFLPALWRNPVNIIEQQAKTSAWLKDIAPHHTIAAVGTGVCLLAETGVLDHKPATTHWHFFNAFARRYPNVQLKRDLFITRHERIFCTASINALAELTAFFIQERFGLRIAQAVERNFFHEIRQPLTQAGLNIINPATTNELVALATATLDEQLLNAIQNQCQPALNINALASSLSVSVRSLNRHFKTALNVSPLQYVQNKRMGIAKDLLKTSNLSIADVANHAGFQDPQHFSRLFKKLYHIPPKQYRETVRSKLFT
- a CDS encoding XRE family transcriptional regulator, coding for MRELANRLSQWRKMWGFSQRELARRADITNGTLSQIEQGNTSPSIQTVQKLAEAFGIDLQTLMFSEPFPPILVRSEGGAPLLPLAAGTAGIYSFDDKAATFHRVQILPHGVLEYADILSVSHGDSYTQGGGASQPWLRVYVVSGDVSIAVVGHTVSLLAGDAACVPSERPFTLIAADQASEVLLLTPFMAAPPV
- the fadB gene encoding fatty acid oxidation complex subunit alpha FadB — translated: MIFQGEAVNVSVLDGGIAELQFDAVSESVNKFDGRTVVELAKALDVIEAVSEVKAVLITSAKPVFIVGADIAEFEPAFAQGPDAVFKLVSVTRDLFSRIEDFKLPTVVAINGYALGGGFELCLACDYRVMSTEAKVGLPETKLGILPGWGGTVRLPRIAGVDTAVEWIASGQENKAAAALKAGVVDGVVAPAELKGAALAVVHRILAGDLPYISRREQKTSPLAMNDTEALLAFESSKAFVAGKAGRNYPAPVKAIKTMQEGAKLARDAALEIETAAFCKLASNSVARALVGLFLSDQFIGKKAKSMAKSATSSVKRAAVLGAGIMGGGIAYQSAVKNIPIKMKDIAQSGIDLGLGEAAALLEKRLERGRISAADMAATLNRIEPTLSYSQFDNVDIVVEAVVENPKVKQAVLAEAESQLNDSAVLCSNTSTISIDLLASGLARPERFCGMHFFNPVHAMPLVEVIRGEKTSDDAVATTVAYAQALGKKPIVVRDCPGFLVNRVLFPYFAAFAMLLRDGANFEHVDKVMERWGWPMGPAYLMDVVGIDTGVHAEAVMAEGFPDRLAKSFKACSDILFEAGRYGQKNNSGFYTYSKDKKGKPVKQSDATSFDLLAPHCAPLREFSDEEIIARLMVPMATELGRCLQEGVVETSAEADMALVYGLGFPPFRGGVLRWIDEIGIADFAAMAKAHEGLGPLYALPENMQKKLADGTAFYSQL
- a CDS encoding beta-ketoacyl synthase, with translation MFVTRLPVITAFGGFNAAGRSSFHHAYKRTIFGSLTEVEQRKNCFALASLMGLLKWRDGDYHWADGGQYDPVHDYAKLKVAVERGSLVRKIESSYFDVESVNFGKKITLAGSAETPNIITLAKRDLPEVLPEGWSIVEENGREVTLAIASAVQAHALHTSAMPVQAAGQLPSGFNPGSHYRSLHHPKGLQLSVLAASDAVNSLGICWQKVVAAVRPDEVAVYSSSVMSQLDGTGFGGMMQARGHGVRVTSKQLAMGLNTMPADFVNAYVLGSIGSTGGVTGACATFLYNLNAAAEDIKSGRRRVVMVGSAEAPILPEVIDGYSAMSALATDAEIARLPEGVLADGTIDYRRASRPFGENCGFTIAESGQYVLLMDDALALELGADIYAAVPGVFVHADGYKKSISAPGPGNYLTMARAVGLAQRLLGDKAIRSSSFVQAHGSSTPQNRVTESRIFDEVARHFGIDRWPVAAVKSYVGHSLGPASGDQMMNTLGVFAHGILPGIKTIDHVADDVLASRLGISCEDQELGVNNAQVAFLNSKGFGGNNATATVVAPATVSQWLQRRHGSEAWSAYQAKLENTRAAAAVYDESALKGDLKAIYSFGEHLIDEAALEWGEGEVKVPGFELPVKLGDDASFDDLAE
- the speA gene encoding biosynthetic arginine decarboxylase codes for the protein MNTKSRPLWSADDSAELYAINEWGAGYFAIDENGEVAVSSTTENNVKVQASVLDIVRQSRERGLDAPVLIRFEDLLAQQIKRLNEAFRKAIKDSNYQGEYRGVFPIKVNQQCHVIEEIAQVGAPYNHGLEAGSKPELIIALSTLENRDACIVCNGYKDQEFIDLGLQACSMGYKVFFVIETPSELPIILERSRALGIKPMIGARVKLASMVGGHWNATSGDRSIFGLSTAQLIELVDNLKAEDMLDCLQLLHYHLGSQIPNIRDIRTGVLEACQVYMDLVREGACMGYLDLGGGLAVDYDGSKSNYVHSRNYSLDEYCADIVDVLMSTLDPFNIAHPTIVTESGRATVAYSSLLVFNVLDVATYEPGTIPEQIPASENTMIHNLVDLISSANERNIQECYNDAVFYRDELRELFKRGQINLRSRSLAENLFLAVMQRILAIADDMPRGLDEAEKLKEQLSDIYYCNFSLFQSLPDMWAIDQVFPVMPLHRLNEEPTRQAIIADITCDCDGKIDRFADRRGTRKTIALHEQKADEEYYIGAFLVGAYQETLGDLHNLFGDTNVVSIRFNDDGNYEFIHEIEGDSIADVLSYVEYDPRTMQDRFRRNAELAVREGKITAAERLKIMNAFSDSMRGYTYYER
- the clpP gene encoding ATP-dependent Clp endopeptidase proteolytic subunit ClpP, giving the protein MSIIDTQGVVSSNPSAALVPMVIEQTARGERSYDIYSRLLKERVIFLVGQVEDHMANLVVAQLLFLEAENPDKDIHLYINSPGGSVTAGLSIYDTMQFIKPNVSTMCIGQACSMGAFLLAAGEKGKRFCLPNSRVMIHQPSGGAQGQASDIHIHAQEILKIRERLNSLMASHAGKSVEEIARDTERDNFMSAEESKAYGLIDEVLLDRQPVAAK